The following proteins come from a genomic window of Coffea arabica cultivar ET-39 chromosome 11c, Coffea Arabica ET-39 HiFi, whole genome shotgun sequence:
- the LOC113717021 gene encoding sec-independent protein translocase protein TATC, chloroplastic-like has translation MGSTSASAALIHNLHLNSSNYFRCLNYSNKISRTSLLVTNQRRASKLKFFSRKECKKFSRVVCCAVEEDVTEKQQEEEFKSAVGSAVEEKPDVASGSGENLFQNDEAGDEGSALYNFLYPSKELLPDDKEMSIFDHLEELRGRIFVSVSAVGAAILGCFAYSKELIMLLEAPVRSQGVRFLQLGPGEFFFTTLKVSGYCGILLGSPVILYEIIAFILPGLTRAERRFLGPIVLGSSVLFYSGIAFSYFVLTPAALNFFINYAEGVVESLWSIDQYFEFVLVLMFSTGLSFQVPVIQLLLGQVGLVSGDQMLSIWRYVVVGAVVAAAVLTPSTDPLTQLLLAGPLLGLYLGGAWMVKLTGK, from the exons ATGGGGAGCACAAGTGCAAGTGCTGCTCTCATCCATAATCTTCACCTCAACAGCTCAAATTACTTCAGATGTTTAAATTATTCAAATAAAATATCAAGAACTTCTTTGCTTGTTACTAACCAAAGAAGAGCATCCAAGTTGAAATTTTTCAGTAGAAAAGAGTGCAAGAAATTCAGCAGAGTTGTTTGCTGTGCTGTTGAAGAAGATGTCACTGAAAAGCAACAAGAAGAAGAATTCAAGAGTGCTGTTGGTTCTGCTGTTGAAGAAAAGCCTG ATGTTGCTAGTGGCTCAGGAGAAAATTTATTTCAGAATGACGAAGCTGGTGATGAAGGAAGTGCTCTTTACAATTTTCTTTATCCAAGTAAAGAACTCCTCCCAGATGATAAAGAAATGAGCATATTTGATCATTTGGAGGAACTGCGTGGGAGAATATTTGTGTCAGTATCCGCGGTAGGAGCTGCTATCTTAGGATGTTTTGCTTATTCAAAGGAACTCATAATGCTTCTTGAAGCTCCTGTTAGATCACAGGGTGTTCGGTTTCTACAATTAGGTCCTGGCGAATTCTTCTTCACTACATTAAAG GTATCAGGGTATTGTGGCATTCTCTTAGGAAGCCCTGTAATTCTCTATGAGATCATTGCCTTCATTCTTCCAGGCCTAACACGGGCTGAAAGAAGATTTCTAGGCCCAATTGTCCTTGGATCCTCAGTTCTATTCTATTCTGGCATTGCCTTCTCCTACTTCGTTCTCACTCCAGCTGCTTTGAATTTCTTTATTAATTATGCTGAAGGAGTCGTAGAATCACTATGGTCTATTGATCAGTACTTTGAATTTGTGCTTGTGCTCATGTTCAGCACGGGGTTGTCATTCCAG gTTCCAGTTATACAACTGTTGCTGGGACAGGTTGGTTTAGTATCAGGAGATCAAATGCTGTCAATCTGGAGATACGTCGTGGTAGGAGCTGTAGTTGCAGCTGCTGTACTAACACCTTCTACAGATCCACTAACTCAACTACTTCTGGCCGGCCCCCTTCTGGGCCTTTATCTGGGTGGTGCATGGATGGTAAAGCTTACAGGGAAATAA
- the LOC140016579 gene encoding uncharacterized protein, which produces MKSISEIPPDWANVAKQFKTAKKGKEKVQETAVNEEDNECSMEESDNSSHDGLHSNESSEDEGGSNDVDKKKFRVFNPATEMDDPKFELGLLFKCKTDFINAAKSHGVKYGRKIRFKKNDSNRCKAICRGKRCMWNIYCSVRSDKVTFQIKSMLLTHTCGRTTYHGLASVTYLANKYLEDIRLNPNFNVGDFMIKVYKDLGVSITPNVGYKVRAKAKGMIHGDVMSQYSKLWSYCEELQKANPDSNVFMTTTENNEGDDEFQRFYVCLDGCKRGFLQGCRYVVGLDGCHLRGCHKGVLLTAVGIDPNDQLFPIVHALVETENKNSWKWFVEELKGDLEIIDESIWTFITDKQKGLIQAIQEVLPGAEHRMYLALKERIWVAARASYRDRFAGLMESLKEVDEGAYNWLVSHTYPKEWTRSHFRTSVKCDILLNNLCESFNSTILDARQKPILDMLETIRFYLMVRIEKKREWIKKYTGEICPKILKKLEKNKLAANDCIPSHSKDWKFEVRCMYGDRYTVDLISRCYSCRKWDLNGIPCAHAIAAICDTGEEPEKFVHNCYSKEAYMRAYEPMISPMNAEHMWKNSDMPPVLSPENIKLPGRPRKARRREPDEPASGKKQNKQQQKLSRTGQMVYKCRKCNKTGHNSRKCPSQTQNASAETDSHGFVTPTPPVPTSNTQMSEDLMADAPLGSQQSTSNHSTPANTPMENIGKYKCSICHQYGHTKGRCTSTVAELSRGQAHESSKISEK; this is translated from the exons ATGAAATCTATTAGTGAAATACCTCCAGATTGGGCTAATGTTGCTAAACAGTTCAAGACAGCaaaaaaaggtaaagaaaaggTACAAGAAACTGCTGTTAATGAAGAAGATAATGAGTGCAGCATGGAGGAGTCAGATAATTCATCACATGATGGGCTGCACAGCAATGAGAGTTCTGAAGATGAAGGAGGGAGTAATGATGTGGACAAAAAGAAGTTTAGAGTATTCAATCCTGCAACAGAGATGGATGACCCAAAGTTTGAACTTGGGTTGTTATTTAAGTGTAAGACTGACTTTATCAATGCTGCAAAATCACATGGAGTGAAGTATGGAAGAAAAATCAGGTTTAAGAAAAATGATTCAAACAGATGCAAAGCTATATGTAGAGGCAAGAGATGCATGTGGAACATATATTGCTCAGTTAGGAGTGATAAAGTGACATTCCAAATCAAAAGCATGCTGCTGACTCACACTTGTGGTAGGACAACCTATCATGGCCTGGCCAGTGTGACATATTTGGCCAACAAGTATTTGGAGGACATTAGGCTGAACCCAAATTTTAATGTAGGTGATTTTATGATAAAGGTCTACAAGGACTTGGGAGTTAGTATCACACCTAATGTGGGGTATAAGGTAAGGGCAAAAGCTAAAGGGATGATACATGGTGATGTCATGTCCCAATACAGCAAACTTTGGAGCTACTGTGAAGAACTTCAAAAGGCAAATCCTGACTCTAATGTGTTCATGACTACAACTGAGAATAATGAAGGTGATGATGAGTTTCAGAGATTCTATGTGTGTCTAGATGGTTGTAAAAGAGGGTTCTTGCAGGGTTGTAGATATGTTGTAGGTCTTGATGGATGTCACTTAAGAGGCTGTCACAAGGGAGTTCTTCTCACAGCCGTTGGTATTGATCCAAATGATCAACTATTTCCGATAGTACATGCTCTAGTTGAGACTGAAAATAAGAACTCTTGGAAATGGTTTGTAGAAGAGCTAAAGGGTGACCTTGAAATTATTGATGAAAGCATTTGGACATTTATAACCGACAAGCAAAAG GGGCTAATTCAAGCTATTCAAGAGGTACTGCCAGGGGCTGAGCATCGCATGT ACCTAGCTCTCAAGGAAAGGATATGGGTTGCAGCACGAGCTTCTTATAGGGACAGATTTGCTGGATTGATGGAGTCACTAAAAGAGGTTGATGAAGGTGCTTACAATTGGTTGGTAAGTCATACTTATCCAAAGGAGTGGACAAGATCACATTTTAGAACAAGTGTAAAATGTGATATTTTGTTGAATAATCTGTGCGAAAGTTTTAACTCCACAATCCTTGATGCTAGGCAGAAACCAATTCTTGACATGTTGGAGACCATTAGATTTTACTTAATGGTTAGgatagaaaaaaagagagaatggATAAAGAAATACACTGGGGAGATATGTCCTAAAATTCTGAAAAAGTTGGAGAAAAATAAGCTTGCTGCAAATGACTGCATTCCTAGCCACTCCAAGGACTGGAAATTTGAAGTTAGGTGCATGTATGGTGATAGGTATACTGTGGACCTTATTAGTAGATGTTATAGTTGTAGAAAGTGGGATCTTAATGGCATTCCTTGTGCACATGCCATTGCTGCAATTTGTGACACTGGAGAGGAACCCGAGAAGTTTGTACATAATTGCTACTCCAAAGAAGCTTACATGAGGGCATATGAACCCATGATAAGTCCAATGAATGCTGAGCACATGTGGAAAAATTCTGACATGCCGCCCGTGCTATCTCCTGAGAACATAAAACTTCCTGGTAGACCACGAAAGGCTAGACGAAGGGAGCCAGATGAACCAGCATCAGGTAAAAAGCAAAATAAGCAGCAGCAAAAGCTGTCTAGAACTGGGCAGATGGTGTATAAGTGTCGAAAATGTAACAAGACTGGCCACAATAGTAGGAAGTGTCCAAGCCAGACACAAAATGCCTCTGCTGAGACTGATTCACATGGATTTGTTACACCTACACCTCCAGTTCCTACGTCAAATACTCAGATGTCTGAGGATCTCATGGCAGATGCACCATTGGGAAGTCAACAATCTACATCAAACCATTCTACTCCTGCAAATACTCCA ATGGAGAATATTGGGAAGTACAAGTGCTCTATCTGCCACCAATATGGTCACACCAAAGGCAGGTGCACTTCCACTGTTGCAGAGCTTTCTCGAGGGCAGGCACATGAATCTTCAAAGATCAgtgaaaagtaa